DNA sequence from the Pedobacter sp. W3I1 genome:
ATCTCGACTTGAACGCAGTGGAATGGAGAGATCTACCTCGATAGATTTCTCGGCTGCGTTGCACTCCGCTCGAAATGACGAGCTTTATCATGGTCAAAATAACATACAAACCTACTCTTTCTGTTAAAACTCAAAACTGACTAATCTCAAAGTTTTAAGCTTTCATCTCAGCATTTACCCCTTTGGTCTCAATTGTAAAAACGCGGCCCTTATCGGATATATTTTTGTGTTCAATAGTTCTAAAGACACAAAATTTATTCGCCATGCGCAGATACATCAAATATATTGTCATACTCATTTTGCTTGTAGCGACTTATACAGCCAAAGCTCAGGAAATTCCAAAAGTATGGGATTTAAAAACCGCTATTGAATATGCCAAAGAAAAAAACATCAGTATTAATACTTTAAAACTGAGTTCTCAAACAGCTGAACAGGAATTAATTGCATCAAAATCTGCTGTGCTTCCAAATTTAACCGGAAACGTATCGCAGGCTTTAACCAATTACAAATCTGGTTTACAAAATACCAGTGGCTTCGGCTTAAGTTCAGACATCACTCTGTACAATGGAAGTTATCTAAAAAATGATATTAAGGCTAAAGAATTAAACTTGCAAACAGCAAACTTATCGGTTGAGGCCGCTAAAAATGACATTACCATCTCCATTACACAAGCCTATCTGAATATTTTACTGGCCAGAGAGAATATCACCTATTTAAAAGATCTGCTGACTACCAGTGAAGCACAGGTTAAACAATCAGAACAACAATTTAAGTTTGGAACCATTGCTAAAAAAGACCTTTTACAGTTACAAGCAACTTATGCCAACGATAAATATACTTTAGTTACAGCTCAAAACACTTTACAGCAGAACATATTAACACTAAAACAACTGCTGCAATTACCAACAAGCACTGCTTTCGAAGTAAGCACTACCGATACGGTTTCGGTGACTCCGGCATTAGACAATTTAGCGTCAGCACAGGATAAAGCATTGCGTACCCGTCCGGAAATTAAAAGTGGCGAATTAAATATTCAGCTTCAAACAACAGAATTGGCCAAAGCAAATTAAAAATCAACCATACGCCCAACCTTGAGTTTAGGTGGATCACTGAATACAGGTTACAATAATAATAGTATCGGAGGTTATGGCTATCAATTGAATAATAGCTTTTATCAAAACATAGGCCTAACGCTTTCCATCCCAATTTTCGATAGAAGGGTAACGAAAACCAATGTTGCTAAAGCAAACATTAGTATTGAGCAGGCCCGCCTATCGCTTTTAGATACCAAAACAACATTAACACAAAATGTAGAACGCGCATATATCAATGTGCAAAATGCAAACAGCCAATATGCTGCTGCACAAGAGCAGTTTAATTACACTAGTGAAGCGCTAAGAATTTCAAATGCAGCCTTAAAAGAAGGCACCAATAACATTGTAGAAAATCTCCAACAGAAAAACCTGTATGTACAAGCTTTACAAGCATTTGTTCAGGCAAAATATACTGCAAATCTATACACCAAGATTTATAATTTTTACACTGGAATCCCTATAACTAACTAAAAAACATGATGATGGCTATTGCCTAGTCAACTAATATTTGAATCATGAAGAAGAAAACAATATTTATTATCCTCGGTAGCGCAATAGCTTTGTTTGCCATTTGGTATTTCGCATTGCGCAAAAAAGAACAGGTTGTTGTTCTGGAAACCGAGAAACCTAAAACAGGTTATATTTCTGAAAATGTTACCGCAACGGGTAAAGTTCAGCCGGTTGATACGGTGGCTGTAGGTACACAGGTATCAGGCACTATAAAAACACTTTACGCCGATTTTAACTCGAAAGTTAAAAAAGGACAGTTACTAGCCGAATTGGATAAAACCTTGTTCGAGGCTACTGTAAATCAGTATCAGGCCAATCTGGTAAGT
Encoded proteins:
- a CDS encoding TolC family protein — its product is MRRYIKYIVILILLVATYTAKAQEIPKVWDLKTAIEYAKEKNISINTLKLSSQTAEQELIASKSAVLPNLTGNVSQALTNYKSGLQNTSGFGLSSDITLYNGSYLKNDIKAKELNLQTANLSVEAAKNDITISITQAYLNILLARENITYLKDLLTTSEAQVKQSEQQFKFGTIAKKDLLQLQATYANDKYTLVTAQNTLQQNILTLKQLLQLPTSTAFEVSTTDTVSVTPALDNLASAQDKALRTRPEIKSGELNIQLQTTELAKAN
- a CDS encoding TolC family protein — its product is MSLGGSLNTGYNNNSIGGYGYQLNNSFYQNIGLTLSIPIFDRRVTKTNVAKANISIEQARLSLLDTKTTLTQNVERAYINVQNANSQYAAAQEQFNYTSEALRISNAALKEGTNNIVENLQQKNLYVQALQAFVQAKYTANLYTKIYNFYTGIPITN